In Tripterygium wilfordii isolate XIE 37 chromosome 17, ASM1340144v1, whole genome shotgun sequence, the genomic window TGATTTCTTGTCTCTGCTGACTCTAGCAGTGTCTTTTCTAGATGATTTTCTTGTTTCAAGCAACACTACTTGTGCAAATAGTAAAATAaggaaaatttagaaaaatcaGTAGAAAGTGTAGCAATTTGTTCCAGGTCCAACTCTTTTATCTAGTTTTGACTCTGTTGTAAATATGTTTGTAGCATGGGACTTGATCTTTCAAAAGGAATTGTTCGTAACAATTTAGAAGCTGGAGTTATTGAGCCTGCCATGAGCAAAGTGAAAATAATACAGGTAAGGATCTGTGGTATAGATGGCAGAATCAACTAATTGTGATATCTTATTTTCAAGCAGCATCCTAATGTTTTCTCATAAAATTTTGTTTCAGTTTGCCACGGAAGCAGCCATAACAATTCTTCGAATTGATGATATGATCAGGCTTGTCAAAGACGAAAGTCAGAATGAAGACTAATATAGTTGGCTAATGTGATAAGTACTGCTTATTTTGCCGTGTTTTCCCCTTTCTCGCATGGATGGTTGTATTGCCAGTGTTGTCATTGTTGTAGCGTTGCAGGGGTTGCCTAGTTTTCTCTGCCTCTCTGCCTGTTGCTGTGCTCTTCATTAAAAATCTGTGCTCTCCATGAATGTGGGAAACTAACTTTATTGTTTTATATCTTGGTACGATATGTATATCGTTGAAgatgaatttgtttgaagcTTTTGCAAACTGATTGTATAACTATTATCTCTCTAGGTTTTGATAGGGGATGTTTGGACCTGAGGTCTCCCTGAATGGGTGAGATCAATTGGGGAACGTGTATTCAGGAATCAGGAGTCCCGGAATTGTGGTTGCTTTTTTGGGGGTATAGGTGGCATGGCATCCCCAATCGTATATACATGTGAAGGACCTGAAGGTCAAAAATGATGTCTTGAAAAGAATTTATGGTGAAATTGCAAGGAATGAGGGATGATAAGAATTGGAGGGGGGTCCTTGTCAAAGAGTGTCAATGGAGTTGCCCAAATTCTGATTAGGAAGCCAATCACATACGATTGTACCCAAAAAGGACTAAAATTAACAGGGAATGACGTGATAGTCAAGGTGGATACTGGAGGATTGACATTTGGACAGAGgttccccccccccctcctgTGTCACACGGTAGTTCTGTCCCCTAATCGTTGGTCACTATTCACGTGCCAAAGGTCCTTCCCCACTATCTTCAAACTGAAGATGGGCACCATGGGCCATTTCCACCGACACCGCCCATTGACTATTGTAAGTTGTAAATTTGTTATTAGATTTATATCATTATATGCTCCTAGAATTTATATTTGAGAATAATACATTAGTGTAATGACTGACTGACTGTCCAATAAATAACGAAAAATACAAACTAAAGTATTGATTCAGTAAGTATTATTAATATTGTAATGGCTTTTTATAATGAGTGACGCTTTTATGAGCACATGACCATGCACGTGCCTCGTGTTGCTTTGGGATTGCCATCCCCTGCCACAGTCACGTGATTCAAGGCAGGCGTCTCCCACCAATGCCAAAACCTTAGTAATATTAATTTCCACAGTCTATTAAACAATCATATCTCCAAACCACTGTTTCGGGACCAAGAAATGTCATACCCAACTATGGCCATGCGGTGCCTCTTAATACACTACAATATCTGACTAACTTGACCATTAATAGCTCACATAACACTCATATCCGTGAAATCTCATAGAATTCTCGAGTTTTAACTTCCCAACCTCTGTTCtctgtattttaaaaaataaaaaactcgcTAACTGGATCAACATTAGCTGGGAAGATGTTGTAAAATGGGCCGAAGCCCATGCAAATTCGGGTCCATCGTTGTGGGTTGCCAAACGTGGATACAAATCCAGTCTGGCGGTGGCCTGTTTGGTTACACGTCGCAATCCCAAAGCGTTCTTCACGTCGGATAAATCAACCGTACTTTttagagggagggagggagggagaaaCTGTGCACGACCTGGTCCTTTCAATTGCCCGGTGAATCCCACCGACGGCCGACACTACTAACTTTACTCTGTCCCTCacgcgttttttttttttaaatcgttaatattatatatatatatatttttattttttttttaaaaggacgAAAAGGAATGGGTAATTTTTATAAAGAGACAGCTGGATCCAGTAAAGAAGTGAAGGGACGTAACGGAACAGGCCCTCCCGTCtgttatttttactttttatttccaCTTTTTCTATACGTTTGCCGTTACCagctttttatatattttacgTTACGTTTCTCTTTGGCTGCTCAAAGACTCAAAAGCTGGTGTGGTCCCCAGTACTAAACTTCTTCTCAAGCCACCACGTGTCCCTCCTTGTTTCTCTTTTTATCTTTGTACCTCTGAATTATTTAACAAGCAGTCAATTTTGATTGGATTACTGATAATTGCTTTCATTATTTTGTATtatcataaaaataatttaaaatttgttaACAATAGATTATTTCAATTCTTAACCATTAACAATGTGTTTTTCTAGTGGACAACATTTACTCTGCAGTTAAGTGTGCTGATAAGAGAGAACTATTGGGATGAGTGACCTCCTAGGAATGTAAAACCGTTCGAGCCTGATGTATTCACGAGAACCGAACAACCTAAAAagataatattattaatgtgtatatgagttgaaaattctaataaaaatGTATGTGAATGTACCCAACCAAATTTTCGAAAGGGGCAGATAGATAGCAAAATGTTGTATTAATTAATGTGCATAAAtagtaaattttcttttatatttttctaggCTCTAGCCTATCTTAAATGAGTTTTTGCTTTCCACCGACAAGTCCCAAACTTTAGGATAAATAGCAAATACAGTGGACCTTTTTTAGATAAAATATCTATGAGGATCAATGAGTGAACGGCTAAAAATGGAAAGCCACAAAAGCCTGTATTTTCTCGAGAAACGGTGAAGAACTCCTCCGCGTAGTTTTCATCAATTGTtacattgaaaaataaaataaaataaaaaacttcatTTGGATTTCTACAAAGTCAaaccattattttatttaataattaattgcTTATCCCTTTATTGGTGCATCCATTTGATTCTGTCGAAAATCAAAACTATGGTAGAGTTTAGTGAACATGTTAGGTAAGGACCTTGGTCCATTAAATGTAAGAAATCATACTTGATTGCGTGGCTCGATTGATAATCGGTTATGTTAGACATATGTATATCCAAAGTTCGATTTCAACGAAAAACATATTTCTGagcagtattttttttttaaaaaaagaagaaaattatcaTCAAGCTTTATTCTATGTAGAAAAACCACAAAAGTAGGTGTAATTAAATTTAGAGGGTCATTGTTAGTCCCCGACTGATTCATGCATGTCATAAGCTTATGCGagatcaagttttttttttttttttttgttgttgttgttgagatATAAGTGACTAAAAAGATATTACAATTCTATTCGTCCAATATTTGCTACCAAACGTGACTTACTTGGTGTCCACTCAACGTAGATGAGTATAGAGAGCCCTAAGAATGGAATATGGCTTTGTTTGGATGAGCGTATAAGACTATGTATAGTATgaattatcctttaatgaatTTATTGGGTGTTTAGACGAATTTTAAAATACTTGGGATAGTATAACTTTCTATAAAGTGGTTTTTATACGATATCgaccgtataatattaaaacacctccaactcgtttttattttatacggagcatttagtataagaaataacatgtcaaatgacaaaaaaaaactatcgtTCTCACCTTAATTGGGGGTAATCCAGATATATTACCTCAAATCTTATATTATACAAACCTAATATCAGATTATTTTCAAATACCGAATATGATTAAATCATATATCTAACTTATAagaggattaaattatacatttgataaaaaaattatactatTCTATACGGATTTTCTAAAGAAACCTAAAAAGACAAGAAGCCAGAGGCAGTGCATGTGGATTATCGCATGAAACCCTCCATCCGTTCCACCCGTCTCTCTCATACTGTCACGCACAAAAAGGAAATATATACTTACAGTGTACATACATGTATACATCCATGAATACCTATCCATTTCAACACACATTCTCCCACtctcactcactctctctctatctcgtGCACGTTCCGCTGCCCCCTCTGCCATCGCTATAACTACCTCTCCCTCTGACCCTCCCCTCTCTCTGAAGCTTTTTAGAGAGCTATAAAGAATTGGAGAGACCCACACAGCTAATTCCCCCCTCTCCGtcactctcctctctctctctctctgtatataCAAATAACGTACAATACAACAATGGACATGTACGGACTCTCAGCACCAGATCACTTCCGCATTGACGACCTTCTCGACTTCTCCAACGACGACCTCTTCATCTCCTCCGCCGCAACATCCTCCTCCTCCGACAATCACCCCATCCCTCACACGCTCGAAAACGCCTCTCTCCCTTCCTACCCTTCCATTTCCAAAACTGATTTAACCGCCGACGACCTCTGTGTCCCCGTAAGCTTCAATGAACGCTCATTTCGTTCTGTTTGCAGTcactgatttttgtttttttttatttgttttttcgtGATTTTATGGTTAATTTGGTTATGTTTTGGGAATTTCGTAGACTGATGACGTGGCGGAGCTTGAATGGCTATCGCGATTCGTCGACGACTCATTCTCCTATTTTCCTCTCACCGGAACCCTGCCGGTACGGTCAGACACGGCATTTTCTGGCAGAGCTCGAACCAAGCGGTCGAGAGCCACGAATCCAGCCATAGGAGCGGCATCCGTTGATTCTACATGTTCTGCGGCGTCGACGGAGGGAGGTGTTCGGAGGTGCACTCACTGCGCTTCAGAGAAGACTCCGCAGTGGCGGACAGGACCACTGGGTCCCAAGACGCTGTGCAACGCTTGCGGTGTGAGGTACAAGTCAGGCCGACTGGTCCCAGAGTACCGTCCGGCGGCAAGCCCGACGTTCGTGCTAACTCAGCACTCGAACTCACATCGGAAAGTAATGGAGCTCCGGAGGCAGAAGGAGGAGATGAGGGAGCAGAACGTAGAGTTACAGCAGGAGGAACAACACCATCACCAATACCGTCATCAAGTCTTCTGACGTGGCAAACTTCTGGTTTCGTGTCCATTGATATCGCACTGAGTCATGTTATCAAaactcaattttcttttctttcctcttcgttaaatatttttgttggaGAAAATCAGcttaagaagaaattgatttctcctctctttttctttttggcattAAAGCTTTCAACTACCATTGCCATCTTTGCAAACGCTCGTTCAGGATATCTGAAAGAGACCGGTGTGCCTTTCTTTCACGTGATGAAGTCTGACCGAATATTATCCACCTCTCTCCTCCATTACAACCTTCTCTCTCACAATAAGTGCACACTCTTTGGCTTATAGTCACAAGGAGATAGGGGTGCAAAAATTCTGGTTCTTGATACGAAaacatcacgtgtttatgaaatatttatatgtctggaCCCTAATTCGGATTGGATTTTGAACGTACTTAACTGATCAAACTCGGATTGATTTAGATCTGAATAAGTAaattagataataatttaatttgtgtttggacccgaaTCCGGTTTTAAACTAgacaaaatttttatgtttggacctagatttcgaacatataacttacGTTCAAATTTAGTTTATTTCGaatcggacaaattcgatcatccaaaCAGAACAAGGTTTTACCACCTTTACATGGAGATATAGGGTTGATTACTTGATTTTATGTTATGCCCATTAGAGAATCGAAACtgacatgtaacccatcaaTTTGATAACCCATGGGAGCCCAagaggtttattccattgattaaatcaatgaaatagttttattttcactcttttttatctcagaattcgttgtccaaaatttattgttttaatatagattctattattttttaaaacatagtctagaattcattgttttagttatgaAACCATTgtgttttgaaattccattaaaaaaa contains:
- the LOC119982937 gene encoding GATA transcription factor 4-like yields the protein MDMYGLSAPDHFRIDDLLDFSNDDLFISSAATSSSSDNHPIPHTLENASLPSYPSISKTDLTADDLCVPTDDVAELEWLSRFVDDSFSYFPLTGTLPVRSDTAFSGRARTKRSRATNPAIGAASVDSTCSAASTEGGVRRCTHCASEKTPQWRTGPLGPKTLCNACGVRYKSGRLVPEYRPAASPTFVLTQHSNSHRKVMELRRQKEEMREQNVELQQEEQHHHQYRHQVF